A genome region from Erigeron canadensis isolate Cc75 chromosome 3, C_canadensis_v1, whole genome shotgun sequence includes the following:
- the LOC122593775 gene encoding protein ROOT PRIMORDIUM DEFECTIVE 1, translated as MATHLIKRITSNGPRLVISIRLKTTSSQYVASRVRDATFEKFMDNYKNLLKVISIQDLILANPNNPPTVSVDFLNRLSQKFHLNRGATAFLRRYPRIFDIYYDPNLSQPFCKLTPAAMQIAREESAAIDNTHSLVIDRLTRLLSMSLSKTLPLRAIFKVWRELGLPDDFEDSIISKNRHLFQIVDAHEPGTHLIKFVGTPPSHNSLTSAVENWRVMECCKDDCSIDRTEMRYSFKHTYPPCMKLKKNFRAKVKEWQKLPYVGPYEEFTGAKKKSKLGLLEIEKHAVAIVHEFLSLTVEKTVEVEKISHFRKWFGVELNVRDLFLDHPGMFYLSTKGKRHTVFLREAYERGRLIDSNPVYDVRRKLLDLVVLGRRGLRSDDHKLSSSESEEDEPQEMENE; from the coding sequence ATGGCAACTCACCTTATCAAAAGAATAACATCTAACGGACCTCGTTTAGTTATTTCTATTCGCCTCAAGACAACGTCCTCCCAATATGTAGCGTCTAGAGTTCGAGATGCCACCTTTGAAAAGTTCATGGACAATTACAAAAACCTCTTAAAAGTCATATCAATTCAAGACCTTATCCTTGCAAATCCTAACAACCCGCCAACTGTTTCAGTTGATTTCCTTAACCGCCTTTCTCAAAAATTCCATCTCAACCGTGGTGCCACTGCATTCCTACGAAGGTACCCCCGCATATTTGATATCTATTATGATCCGAATCTGTCTCAACCCTTCTGTAAACTAACTCCAGCCGCAATGCAAATTGCGCGTGAAGAATCTGCTGCTATTGACAACACTCACTCACTTGTCATTGACCGTTTGACTCGTCTTCTTTCCATGTCATTATCCAAAACACTTCCACTTCGAGCAATTTTCAAGGTGTGGAGGGAACTTGGGCTTCCTGATGACTTTGAGGATTCAATAATATCCAAAAACCGTCACCTTTTTCAAATTGTTGATGCCCATGAACCTGGTACTCACTTGATCAAGTTTGTTGGTACACCGCCAAGTCATAACAGTTTGACATCTGCTGTTGAAAATTGGAGGGTTATGGAGTGTTGTAAAGATGACTGCAGCATTGATAGAACGGAAATGAGGTATAGTTTTAAACATACATATCCTCCATGTATGAAATTGAAGAAGAACTTTAGGGCTAAAGTCAAAGAATGGCAGAAGCTGCCATACGTCGGGCCATATGAGGAATTTACAGGTGCAAAAAAGAAATCTAAACTGGGACTTTTGGAAATTGAGAAACATGCAGTAGCAATCGTTCACGAATTCTTGAGTTTGACTGTGGAAAAGACGGTGGAAGTGGAGAAAATTAGTCATTTTAGGAAATGGTTTGGGGTTGAGTTAAATGTGAGGGATTTGTTCTTGGATCACCCTGGAATGTTTTATTTGTCAACCAAAGGGAAGAGGCACACTGTATTCCTTAGGGAAGCCTATGAACGAGGGCGTTTAATTGATTCAAATCCTGTTTATGATGTGAGGAGGAAGCTTCTCGATCTTGTCGTATTGGGGCGACGTGGTTTGCGTTCAGATGATCACAAGTTGAGCTCGAGTGAGAGTGAAGAGGATGAGCCACAAGAGATGGAGAATGAGTGA